A stretch of Leptospira terpstrae serovar Hualin str. LT 11-33 = ATCC 700639 DNA encodes these proteins:
- a CDS encoding SDR family oxidoreductase, which yields MKPFTLILGSSGKTGSRILSRLKQSEYPVRLGSRNASPTFDWEKPEGWDFVIQGVNQVYISFQPDLAVPSSLASIKQLVDVCKKNQVKRLVLLSGRGEPEARACEQVVQNSGLEWTILRASWFCQNFSEGMFLDQILGGSILFPQVTTKEPFVDLDDLADLAFESLTTDKHCNQLYELTGPELWNFRDAFQTIAEETHQTIPFEELPLDVYIQTLKEWGLPEDTTWLINYLFRTVLDGRNESVVSDLELALGRKPKDFRTYVKETAKTGIWKLPEKAI from the coding sequence ATGAAACCATTCACACTCATACTAGGATCCAGTGGAAAAACTGGGTCAAGAATTCTATCCAGATTGAAACAATCCGAATATCCTGTCCGATTGGGATCAAGAAACGCGAGTCCTACCTTTGACTGGGAAAAACCAGAAGGTTGGGATTTTGTCATCCAAGGGGTAAACCAAGTTTATATCAGTTTCCAACCTGACTTAGCCGTTCCTTCTTCACTTGCATCCATAAAACAGTTGGTGGATGTTTGTAAAAAAAACCAAGTGAAACGATTGGTTTTATTATCGGGAAGAGGGGAACCCGAAGCGAGAGCCTGTGAACAAGTGGTGCAAAACTCTGGTTTAGAATGGACCATTCTAAGAGCGAGTTGGTTCTGCCAAAATTTTAGTGAAGGGATGTTTTTAGATCAAATTTTAGGGGGAAGTATTTTATTTCCACAAGTTACCACCAAAGAGCCGTTTGTGGATCTAGATGATTTGGCAGATCTTGCTTTTGAGTCACTTACAACTGACAAACACTGCAACCAGTTGTATGAGCTCACAGGTCCCGAACTTTGGAACTTTCGAGATGCCTTTCAAACCATTGCAGAAGAGACTCACCAAACCATTCCTTTTGAAGAATTACCTTTAGATGTTTACATTCAAACCTTAAAAGAATGGGGACTTCCCGAAGATACCACTTGGCTCATAAACTATCTTTTTCGCACTGTTCTTGACGGTCGAAATGAATCGGTTGTGAGTGATCTGGAATTGGCACTGG